Proteins encoded by one window of Deltaproteobacteria bacterium:
- a CDS encoding MFS transporter, with protein sequence MQKIIESLAVYWERRMARIFLLGIISGFPWVLIGSSLTLWLKEDGLSRTTIGFAGLIFGVYAINFLWAPLIDRIRIPWLTGKLGHRRAWILTLQAVIVVSLALWSFADPTANLGWVVGIGLTIAIASATQDIAVDALRIEQVGTTEGEAMAAGAATAVVGWWTGYKLGGIIALETATAFQNAGVEDYWQATFLVLGAVVILTNIGLLFVHEQGTAERIASQAAEEDRIASTLGVAGPMGHAAAWLGGTVVSPLASFFRRNGVAIALTVLGFIFLFKIGEAFMGRMSILFYREIGFSKSEIALYSKGLGWVTTVGFTVLGGFFAIRMGLIRAMFLSGIAMAATNLLFAVLFWVGKSEALFAAAVVVDDLTSAFATVTFVAFISMLVDRTYTATQYALMASIGTAGRTILAGASGALVDWLEGDWATFFVITTLMVIPSLICLWAIRGKLREMLAGAEVRLLGRHVEDEAEGTR encoded by the coding sequence ATGCAGAAGATCATCGAGTCGCTGGCGGTGTACTGGGAGCGGCGCATGGCGCGCATCTTCCTCCTCGGGATCATCAGCGGGTTTCCCTGGGTGCTCATCGGCAGCAGCCTCACCCTCTGGCTCAAGGAAGACGGCCTGAGCCGCACCACCATCGGCTTCGCCGGACTGATCTTCGGGGTCTACGCGATCAACTTCCTCTGGGCGCCACTCATCGACCGCATCCGCATCCCGTGGCTCACCGGCAAGCTCGGCCACCGGCGCGCCTGGATCCTCACGCTGCAGGCCGTGATCGTGGTGTCCCTCGCGCTCTGGAGCTTCGCCGACCCCACCGCCAACTTGGGCTGGGTGGTGGGCATCGGCCTCACCATCGCCATCGCGTCCGCCACCCAGGACATCGCCGTGGACGCGTTGCGCATCGAGCAGGTGGGCACCACCGAAGGCGAAGCCATGGCCGCCGGCGCCGCCACCGCGGTGGTAGGCTGGTGGACCGGCTACAAGCTCGGCGGCATCATCGCGCTGGAGACCGCCACCGCCTTCCAGAACGCCGGGGTGGAGGACTATTGGCAGGCCACCTTCCTCGTCCTCGGCGCGGTGGTGATCCTCACGAACATCGGCCTGCTGTTCGTGCACGAGCAGGGCACGGCGGAACGCATCGCGTCGCAGGCCGCGGAGGAGGACCGGATCGCGTCCACTCTCGGGGTGGCCGGCCCGATGGGCCACGCCGCCGCGTGGCTCGGCGGCACCGTGGTCAGCCCGCTGGCGAGCTTCTTCCGGCGCAACGGCGTCGCCATCGCCCTCACCGTGCTCGGGTTCATCTTCCTGTTCAAGATCGGCGAAGCCTTCATGGGGCGCATGTCGATCCTGTTCTACCGGGAGATCGGCTTCTCCAAGTCCGAGATCGCCCTCTACTCCAAGGGCCTCGGCTGGGTCACCACGGTGGGCTTTACCGTGCTGGGCGGGTTCTTCGCCATCCGCATGGGCCTCATCCGGGCCATGTTCCTGTCGGGCATCGCCATGGCCGCCACCAACCTGCTCTTCGCCGTGCTGTTCTGGGTGGGCAAGTCCGAGGCCCTGTTCGCCGCGGCCGTGGTCGTGGACGACCTCACCAGCGCCTTCGCCACCGTCACCTTCGTGGCCTTCATCTCCATGCTGGTGGACCGCACCTACACCGCCACCCAGTACGCCCTGATGGCCTCCATCGGCACCGCCGGACGCACCATCCTGGCCGGCGCCTCCGGCGCCCTGGTGGACTGGCTGGAGGGAGACTGGGCCACTTTTTTCGTGATCACCACGCTGATGGTGATCCCGTCGCTCATATGCCTGTGGGCGATACGGGGAAAGCTCCGGGAAATGCTGGCGGGGGCGGAGGTAAGGCTATTGGGACGGCACGTGGAGGACGAAGCGGAGGGGACGCGTTAA
- a CDS encoding TRAP transporter substrate-binding protein translates to MSSFLKVCFERLALALVVGGLLLGAAASVQAAELKLAHFTSPKHPMDRLVMRPWGEEVAKRSNGSLTVRIYPGGELGKGPVAQYKRAADGIADITFGLQGYSSPLFPRTLLVELPGIAPDAVVATKMLWKAIGAVQGEYTRTKVLALWTNDKAVIMTRNKAVRTLDDVKGMKIRTPSKLQGDIIKALGATPVAMPVTRMYNALKTGVVDGLMVAPSVIRSFKIGEVAKYYTVGPFANTAFFLVMNKKAYDGLSAEHKKIVDETSGQALSVKAAGIYKKAGAGALAGEKKSGRGEVITLSDAEDKRFRKALSGVRAATVKALSAKGIDAEKILAAMGG, encoded by the coding sequence ATGTCCTCATTCCTCAAGGTTTGTTTCGAAAGGTTGGCGCTGGCGTTGGTGGTTGGAGGCCTGCTGCTGGGGGCCGCGGCGTCGGTGCAAGCGGCGGAGCTCAAGCTTGCCCACTTCACCTCGCCCAAACATCCCATGGACCGGCTGGTGATGCGGCCGTGGGGCGAAGAGGTGGCCAAGCGCAGCAATGGCTCGCTGACGGTGCGGATCTATCCCGGCGGCGAGCTTGGCAAGGGGCCGGTGGCCCAGTACAAGCGGGCGGCGGACGGCATCGCGGACATCACCTTCGGCCTGCAGGGGTACAGCTCGCCGCTGTTCCCGAGGACGCTGTTGGTGGAGCTGCCGGGCATCGCGCCGGACGCGGTGGTGGCCACCAAGATGCTGTGGAAGGCCATCGGCGCCGTCCAGGGCGAGTACACCCGGACCAAGGTGCTGGCGCTGTGGACCAATGACAAGGCGGTCATCATGACCCGCAACAAGGCGGTGCGGACCCTGGACGACGTCAAGGGCATGAAGATCCGCACCCCCTCGAAGCTCCAGGGCGACATCATCAAGGCGCTGGGAGCCACCCCCGTGGCCATGCCGGTGACGCGCATGTACAACGCCCTCAAGACCGGCGTGGTGGACGGGCTCATGGTGGCGCCGAGCGTCATCCGGAGCTTCAAGATCGGCGAGGTGGCCAAGTACTACACCGTCGGGCCGTTCGCCAACACGGCGTTCTTCCTGGTGATGAACAAGAAGGCCTACGACGGCCTCTCGGCGGAGCACAAGAAGATCGTCGACGAGACCTCGGGCCAGGCCTTGAGCGTCAAGGCGGCCGGCATCTACAAGAAGGCCGGGGCGGGCGCGCTGGCGGGGGAGAAGAAGAGCGGCCGGGGCGAAGTGATCACGCTGTCGGACGCCGAGGACAAGCGCTTCCGCAAGGCCCTGAGCGGGGTCCGGGCCGCGACCGTCAAGGCTCTCTCCGCCAAGGGCATCGACGCGGAGAAGATCCTCGCGGCCATGGGCGGATAG